GGGTCAACTTCAGCCGCCCATCCTCCTATGCCGCCTTGTTTACCCCGGCCCTCAACACTTTGGATTGTCAGAGCAGGATAGCCAGCATCTTCAAAAGCCTTTTTTGTTTCAGGCACTTTATGACGCCGAATAAAAGCCATGATTTCCTTCATTTTTACAACCCCTTTGCTCCTTTACTCACGGTGTACGCCGCTTCAACTTCTGTTACAAAGACTTTGCCGTCACCCATGGTTCCTGTCTTAGCTTTCTCAAGAATAATACCGATGGCTTTATCCAGCTGTTCATCTTCCACAACCATAAGCAGCATAGTCTTGGGAAACTCATCATAAACTACATCACCAATTCGAATCCCTTTCGTCCTGCCTCGGCCAAAAACGTGCATTTTAGTGAGAGAAGGCATTCCATTCTCCGCTAAGGCCTCAGCTATACTCTCCGTTTTATCCGGTCTGACAATGGCTCTAATCATTTTCATATCAAACATCCTCCTTCAAATTTGTCATCTTCGCTAAAGAAACCATGATAATTAGGGGAAAGGTCCATCGCACCACCTCCTTAAAGTAATATGAAAAAGACAAAGAGGGCCCTTAATTGATTAAATAATTAAGGGCCCTCTAAAACACTGTACCGCTCCAAATCCTTACTCGATTTGGTGCCCGGTTATGCAATTACTTTGGAATAGTGCTGCTTTATTTTATTAGCCATGGTTTCACTAATACACTTCACTTAAATCACTAAAACACTGAATTCTCTTAACCACTGAACTCTCATCAAAGATGCATCATGCCCAATCCCACCCTGGCGTGTTCTAAAAGGGGGTGAAGAGAAGAACGGCCATAAATAGCGACTGCTATCCATTCTGAATCCGTTGTTAAACCAATCTTCAAGGCAAAACTGGCATTACTATTAGTATGAATAAAAATACTGTTGCTGGCCTCCAGCGTGGCATGAATTAGAGCATGTATCTTGCGGTCTTCCTTGGGAATCACTCCCGTATTAAAGGCTGTCGCTATCACTGAATTCGTGAGCTTGCCGGTATGTTGGAGGTTGGCGACGGTTCCCCCAAGCTCAGTCACTCCGCATCGTAAATCATACTCACTGTAGAGAGACTTTTTTATTTTCTCTTCTTCCTCTCTTGTCTCTGTCATAGCTAAGAGCAAGGCTGACCGTTCTAAGGAAGGTTTCACTTTGTCTCCGGGTCTTGATACTTTCAAGTTAACCCCTCCTATCAATTTTTAAAACTTGGCAGGCGACCGCCATAGTTGGGTATAAAAAAAGCCGTCTAAATATCAAATGATACCTTGACGGCTCCCTTGCCCTATATTGTTTGCTAAAGTATATTTCATATAGTACTGGATATTTGGTCCTTTGTCATTAATCAAAAAGCCGCAAATTTGCGCTAAATCTCCTTAATTTATCAAGTTTAAACCTCTTCTCAATCTCTCCCGTCGTTTTACGCAAAAATTTAATCATCATTATCCTTATAGGTTTTAAAATAATTGCTGCGAATGATTTTATCAGCAATATCTAATCCCTGCACGGCATCCTTAGACTCCTGGTCAGAAAGACCCCTGCCAAGCAATTGTCCGGTGGATAGAACAACATAGTCTTTATGAGTATTGAGAAGATTACGGCCCATTGCCGTACTCTCAATTTCTTTTTGATCTATGCCCATAAGATACGCCAGGGTTGGCAATAAATCAATCTGGCCACCTGTTGTTTTTACTTCCTTACCCTGCATACCTTTAGAATAAATAATCAGAGGTATTTGGTTATACCCTTCGAGCCACCAACTTTCAGGGTTTTTAAGACCTCGTATCTCATCATCATAGAACTTATGCACCCCTGTATGATCTCCGTATAAAGCGATAACCGTATTTTCTAATAAGCCATCCTTATCCAGTTTATTGATAAACTCTCCAATTTGTTGATCCGTGTAATGGATGCTTTGAAAATAACCGCCCAGCCTGGATATATTCAAATCAGGATTAAGATCTAAGCTACAGTACTGCGCCGGCAAATCAAAGGGAGCATGGCTGCTCAGGGTAACAAGAAAAGTATAAAAAGGTTGTTTCTCCTTCTTAATCACTTCCTCCACTTGTCTGAGATAGCTCCCATCACTAATCCCCAATCCAATCCACTCATCAATTTGGAAATAGCTCTCATCAATGGTATTTTGAAATCCTATGGCCGTAAGGGCTGGACGCCAGTTCCAATACCCTCCTTTGTCAGGATGAATAGCCAATGTCTCATAGCCGTGGTTCTGAAGGATTTTAGGCAGGGAATTGTACGTATTACCGGGAAAGCGAAAAAAAGTTGACCCCTGACGCACGGGATAAACGGAAGTATTGGTCATCAAATCAGCATCCGAACTGGTTCCGTTCCAGACTTGCTCATAGTAATTGGAAAAATAAAAACTGTTTGCTAAGAGTTTATTGAGGTTGGGCGTAATTTCCTGACCATTTTCACTCTTTCCGATGACGAAGTTTTCCAGAGATTCCACTTGCAGCACTATGAGGTTTTTTCCCTGAAACAGGCCGGAAAAGCTGTTCTTAGGGAGGTTTTCCGATTTACTGGCAAACCATGCTTTGATTTGTCCCCTTTCCTCATCGCTTAAGCTTAGAGGTCTGCTTTCCTCAAAATACTCATACGCATCAAATAAATGATAACCAAGTGGGGAAAGGTTTGACATGGTCTGGTTTTGTGACCATGAGCACTTAAACAAGAAAAAGTTCGAATTGATGGGGAAAACATCAATAACTAAGTAATTTAGAAAAATCACTCCAGTTGATAAAACGAGCAACATAAAAAAAATCGGGAAACTCCTTAGAGCAGATTTAAACTCTGGGGCGGCCCAGAATCCTGTCAGGACCAAGAGTATAATATCTATTCCAAATACAACATCGACAGGCCGCAGCATGGAGATTATACTCGCAGCGAGATTATCCAAATTAGAGGTTTGAAGAAGGGCATAAACTGAAAAAAAGCTGCCAAAGGCCCGGAAGTTCATTAAGTCTGCAACCATGACAAATGACAAAAGGAGGTTCAAAAATACCAGCATCCAGTAGTGTAATTTCCCTCTCGACAGAAAAGAGACACTTAG
This Desulfosporosinus orientis DSM 765 DNA region includes the following protein-coding sequences:
- a CDS encoding P-II family nitrogen regulator — translated: MKMIRAIVRPDKTESIAEALAENGMPSLTKMHVFGRGRTKGIRIGDVVYDEFPKTMLLMVVEDEQLDKAIGIILEKAKTGTMGDGKVFVTEVEAAYTVSKGAKGL
- a CDS encoding HutP family protein; the protein is MKVSRPGDKVKPSLERSALLLAMTETREEEEKIKKSLYSEYDLRCGVTELGGTVANLQHTGKLTNSVIATAFNTGVIPKEDRKIHALIHATLEASNSIFIHTNSNASFALKIGLTTDSEWIAVAIYGRSSLHPLLEHARVGLGMMHL
- a CDS encoding LTA synthase family protein; translated protein: MNLVDRTAVRNREPDLGDYRQFFQAVLHRLRTGEKLFHYTWIVLLIKSFIFLGLVNNDGVHFNIIKAFQLMTNPLFVLIYISFEVALLSVSFLSRGKLHYWMLVFLNLLLSFVMVADLMNFRAFGSFFSVYALLQTSNLDNLAASIISMLRPVDVVFGIDIILLVLTGFWAAPEFKSALRSFPIFFMLLVLSTGVIFLNYLVIDVFPINSNFFLFKCSWSQNQTMSNLSPLGYHLFDAYEYFEESRPLSLSDEERGQIKAWFASKSENLPKNSFSGLFQGKNLIVLQVESLENFVIGKSENGQEITPNLNKLLANSFYFSNYYEQVWNGTSSDADLMTNTSVYPVRQGSTFFRFPGNTYNSLPKILQNHGYETLAIHPDKGGYWNWRPALTAIGFQNTIDESYFQIDEWIGLGISDGSYLRQVEEVIKKEKQPFYTFLVTLSSHAPFDLPAQYCSLDLNPDLNISRLGGYFQSIHYTDQQIGEFINKLDKDGLLENTVIALYGDHTGVHKFYDDEIRGLKNPESWWLEGYNQIPLIIYSKGMQGKEVKTTGGQIDLLPTLAYLMGIDQKEIESTAMGRNLLNTHKDYVVLSTGQLLGRGLSDQESKDAVQGLDIADKIIRSNYFKTYKDNDD